Part of the Paenibacillus terrae HPL-003 genome is shown below.
ATTCTCATAACCAAGCGTATACCCGATCGTTCCTTTGGCAAGCGAGCAGGTATAGCCGCCATACTGGTAGAATTCACCCTCAAGCTCCGGCTTCCACTGGAATTTAACTCCAGATTTGCTTACAAAGTAAGGACTGGCACAAAGACCAAATATCTTGCCGTTGTCGTATACAAGCGCCGCTGGATGTGACAATCGGTCGCTTCGCACCATCCACCAAGGAGAAGAAGGACTTGAGGGATTGCCTTCTCTCAATCTTGGGAACTCATTCGGAACATTCTGCGGAGCTTCCCCCCGGTTTCGGCCATACATAAAAGCCGGCAGGAAAAAGCGCGGATTAACCTTGGCAAACGGCAGCTCCACATGAATGACTCCCGACCACGTTGTGCTGCTTAGATTCGTTATCCGTACCGATGCCTGAAATGGCTGCTTGGCACTGCCTGTCCCGCCTGTTAACTCTACGGATGCGTTTAGTCCATGCCCATTCAATCGAGTATATTCAGTATCTTCTTGAAATTTGCTTCTTGCAGTTACGATCAGCTCCATAATCATATCCTCCAATCTGATGTATACAAACGCTTGCAATGTTCATCCCAACATGCTAGGATAATGACATTTTAAAGTAGTTCCAGAGAATAATCATTGCAAATTCCGCTATAATTATTGCGCAAATTGACCCGGAGGTTACAGATGAACGATCCTTTTGAGCTTCGATATGATCCCATCAAAAAAGACTTTCTCTATCTGCACAGGATTACTACATATAACATGGGGACCTTCTATCATCGGCATGAAGCATACGAGCTGTACTTGTTTCTGCACGGCAACGTCAACTTTTACATTGAAAACAGCTGTTACCATTTAGAACCAGGTGATTTGCTTGTGATCAATCCAGAAGAAATGCACCGTTCCTTTAGCCTGGATGAATCTGAATATGAGCGAATTACCATTAACCTCCAGAAATCTTATCTGCATCGCCTTTCTACTCCGGCCACCCATTTATCCGGATGCTTCGACTATCGTCCGAAGGGGAAAGGTAATATCGTACACCTAGAGGAATCTCAGCTAAAGCAATTTCTCCAATTCACAGGCGATCTGGAAGAGGCACTCTCATCGGATGCGTATGGAACAGATATTATAGCCAACAGCTCTATCGCTCAATTATTAGTCCTGACCAACACTATTTTTCAAAATGCAAGCTTTATTCCTACCGATATCATGCCGGAACTGGTACGTAAAACTATGGATTATATTGAAGCCCATCTCGGGCAGAACATCACGCTTGAACAACTCGCTGGCATCTTTCATTTGAATAGCACTTATATTAGCCGTCAGTTCAAAAAACACACGGGATTAACACTCCGTTCGTATTTATTGGATCGCCGTGTTTCATTGGCCAAGTCCTATCTCTGTGAAGGTCTTAGTATTACTGAAGCCTGTTATCAATCCGGCTTCAGTGACTATGCCAATTTTATACGCAGCTTTACCAAGATCGCCGGAATATCACCTGGAAAGTTCGCAAAAAAAAACGCAAGCCTCCCAGAGTAGAAGCTTGCGTTATAAAAGATGGGAACGAGAAGAGAGCCCCCATATCCCGAGTAATCCTGAACCTAACGTTCCTTCAGCCTTATATGAGCATCAAGGTACTGGTTTTGCCCCACAACGGATAAAATGCTTCCTGATTCTTTCGCCGCCTCCAGCATCTGGTCGCATTCCTCGAGTGACATGGCCATCGGCTTTTCCAGCAGATCATGCATGCCCGCCCGCAGATAGCAAAGAGTAATCTCCGCGTGGGATTGGGTAGATGTACAGATGGAGACCAGATCCACCTCTCCGCCCAGGAGCAACTGACGGTAGTCCTACATAATCCTGCACTCGAGCTGAAATTGTTGATCCCGAAGGACCTCAGCCTGCTGTTGACTATTGTCTACCAATGCACTACCTTGCAGTGTACTGGTAACAAACACAGAATTATAAATTAAAAGCATCTATGAAGCCTGTACCAATTATCGCTACACGTGTCATGAAGTCTCACGCTCCTGCATCGCATCGTTAGTTGTGGTGTCTAGTTTTTTATAAGTTCTGTAGGGTTCATACCGGTTATTTTTTTGAACAGTGTGCTGAAGTAGGGAATGTTCTTATAACCGACCCGTTCCGCCACTTCATACACCAGCATATTCCGCTCCATGAGCAACTCCCGCGCTTTCTCGATCCTAACCCGGGTCAGGTAGTTATTGAATGTCTCACCAGTAATATTTTTGAAAATAATGGACAAATGGTTCCGCGAAATGAATACCTTATCCGAAAGCTCGGCAAGTGTCAGCCCTTCTGCATAGTGCTCATGAATGTAACTGGTCATGAAATCGACAACTTGTCTATGCTTGCTGCTGCCTTTCCATTGCCTGCTGCTGCAGATCTTGGTGATTTTGTCCATCAGCCACCTTAACAGCTGATCCGGTACGATCAGGCTGCTGATCTCCTTGGCAATCTGGTCATTGGTGAACAGGTCATCCAGTACAAATCCGGATTCATACAAGGAGTAGGTTATAATTCCCCACAGCTCGCTTCCAAGCATTTGTACGTATCCTTGTGAAAGCCCCTCCTGCTTTTTCATTTCCGTTATATAGTCAAGTACAAGCTGATGGGCTTCGGCTTGCTGCGAGGCCTTCATCGCTGTCGCCAGCTTATACGAGAACTGGACCGGAAAGAGGGCGACATTTTCCGGTTCGTTGCTGCTATTCTCCTGGTACATGTACACTTCATGTGCAGAAGCGACCTGCAATGCTCTTTGATCCATTGCGCGGAAAGCTTCCTCCGTTGAGTCGGAGAGCTTCGTCCATGTATCCTTCACTCCCCCGATCCCTATCCGTGTCACCAGCTTAAGATAGCCGCCGATACTATCATTCAGCCTGATTCCTAGCTCCTCCAGCTTATCCTCTAACTGTTCAAGATGCCCTGGGCCCGGATGAATAATCAATAACGCTCTGGTACTGTGCAGCTCTGTGTACTCCATATCCGGGTACAGCTTACGCGCTACTTCACAAGCAATATTGCTGACCGCAAACCGAAACAGGTTCCAGTCGGAGACGGATAGACATCTGGCTCGTTCATCACGGATCAGTTCGATGCCAACCGTGACATGCTTGCGTTCCTGCCAAAAAAGATATGACGGCGGAAGACGTGTACTGTCTTTGTATGCATGATCCAGGGTACCGACAGCTGCGGAGCGAACCCACTCCTTTTCAACAAATGGCTCATACAGAGTCATTTTAAACTCAAGCTCCCACTGCCTGACTCGCTTTTCCTTCTCCTCCTCAAGCTCCTGGATGAGTTCGCTTAAGATCGATTTTAGCGTCGGCAGACTGATCGGCTTGGAGACGTAGTCACTTACCTGAAACCGGAGCGCTTGTCTTGCATGCTCAAAGTCCGAATAACCGCTAAGAATGATGATTTTGCCTTGAAATCCTTCCTTCCTAAGCTGCTCCATCATATCCAGGCCGCTCATTACGGGCATATAGAGATCAGTGATCACAATATCTGGACGAACACTGCGGATCATTTCCAGTCCGTCCTCCCCGTTCGAAGCCTCCCCAACCCATTCAGCTCCCAGCTCATCCCAGGGAATCGCCCGTTTCATCCCCTTCAGGACTTGGCGCTCATCATCAATGATCGAAATTTTCCACATTACCCCTACCTCCTTAAACTCTGTAAGTACCGAAGCACAACAATTTCTGCTCTACAGTAAGGAAGCGCTTACCGCACTGCCGTTTCGTATCTTATCTACAGATTTAAATCTGAATTTTGAGGATCAGTCCTTCCTAGTAGGAGGTTCTGTCAGCAGCGGCAGCACAATTTCCACCCTTGTTCCACCCTCTTCACGTTCTCTAAGCGTAATACCATAGCTATCCTCGAAATACCCGGCAACTCGCTCTCTCACATTGCGAATACCGTAGCCGCCTGTATGACGTTTATGGGGGCTGTGATCGGACTGCTTCAGTCCTGCTCCGTTATCATCAATGAAAATGTGCAGAGCATCCCCGGTTCTCTCCATTACGATAGATACATAGCCGCTGCGTTGCTTGTTGAATCCATGAACGATGGAATTCTCTACGAACGGCTGTAGCGTAAGCTTCGGAATGTATAACTCCTGCAGCTCGGAAGCCACCATAATCCGGTATTCCAGTCCCTCTCCCCAGCGCAGCTGCTGGATTTCGAGATAACACTCTATATGGAGCAGTTCATCTGCTATCGTGATGAAGCTGTTTCCATTGGACAAGCCGATCCGAAACATACAGCCCATCAACTCCAGAATGCGGCTAAGCTCATTTTGTCCGGCCTCTATTGCCATCCAGTTCAACTGATCCAACATATTATAAAGGAAATGGGGATTGATATTGGCCTGGAGCGCCTCAATTTCGGCTTTCCGCTGCTGTTCATAACGGCGCTCGAGCGAGAGATACAGCTCCTCAATTCGTTCGTTCTGCTTGCGGTAGCCAGAGAATAAATAACCGAATTCATTCTCATAATCCACCGGAAGTTCCACATTATCGCCTCCTACGGAGTACATGCGCATCGCAGTTACAAGATTTTTGATCGGCTTTGTAAACT
Proteins encoded:
- a CDS encoding helix-turn-helix transcriptional regulator codes for the protein MNDPFELRYDPIKKDFLYLHRITTYNMGTFYHRHEAYELYLFLHGNVNFYIENSCYHLEPGDLLVINPEEMHRSFSLDESEYERITINLQKSYLHRLSTPATHLSGCFDYRPKGKGNIVHLEESQLKQFLQFTGDLEEALSSDAYGTDIIANSSIAQLLVLTNTIFQNASFIPTDIMPELVRKTMDYIEAHLGQNITLEQLAGIFHLNSTYISRQFKKHTGLTLRSYLLDRRVSLAKSYLCEGLSITEACYQSGFSDYANFIRSFTKIAGISPGKFAKKNASLPE
- a CDS encoding Gfo/Idh/MocA family protein, translated to MLLGGEVDLVSICTSTQSHAEITLCYLRAGMHDLLEKPMAMSLEECDQMLEAAKESGSILSVVGQNQYLDAHIRLKER
- a CDS encoding response regulator transcription factor, whose translation is MWKISIIDDERQVLKGMKRAIPWDELGAEWVGEASNGEDGLEMIRSVRPDIVITDLYMPVMSGLDMMEQLRKEGFQGKIIILSGYSDFEHARQALRFQVSDYVSKPISLPTLKSILSELIQELEEEKEKRVRQWELEFKMTLYEPFVEKEWVRSAAVGTLDHAYKDSTRLPPSYLFWQERKHVTVGIELIRDERARCLSVSDWNLFRFAVSNIACEVARKLYPDMEYTELHSTRALLIIHPGPGHLEQLEDKLEELGIRLNDSIGGYLKLVTRIGIGGVKDTWTKLSDSTEEAFRAMDQRALQVASAHEVYMYQENSSNEPENVALFPVQFSYKLATAMKASQQAEAHQLVLDYITEMKKQEGLSQGYVQMLGSELWGIITYSLYESGFVLDDLFTNDQIAKEISSLIVPDQLLRWLMDKITKICSSRQWKGSSKHRQVVDFMTSYIHEHYAEGLTLAELSDKVFISRNHLSIIFKNITGETFNNYLTRVRIEKARELLMERNMLVYEVAERVGYKNIPYFSTLFKKITGMNPTELIKN